A single window of Liolophura sinensis isolate JHLJ2023 chromosome 6, CUHK_Ljap_v2, whole genome shotgun sequence DNA harbors:
- the LOC135468094 gene encoding uncharacterized protein LOC135468094, which yields MSGVWKSRLSCVARAVYVCYSLLLCILASQAAEADDTCLMTLVVPKEKIKHTCDVQEQFQKKLEYLEGQINHQAKVIKDLEVMLRKDKSIVKHTKKTPVLDPGLQVSRPDDEDLYMPPVLPDLSDDYPDFADYYPPDVSSRSDKGKPRREKVDQHKRINLFAMDLLRPYLDRELARLKVNISRTISQRLHPFAAGFEEVKKFTLQNGSRDANVPSPGAQTSMNTIALSHLFVQVSNVHDKLLHMNTQHLILQKKVSMMESRLISIHNVAGQRTTDLRSRVLQLEHENKLLKLNQTCHSELQEIRLDIARQLSNAKDTLRGNCKSRRRTKVRARIAQEDYYYDEDADGDNVIDDTTKPLTETSAFMELEKNVTALQNLVSQQFQRLEDSNRKSLAAWNSTEIQLREEVMDRRHMDDQLNMSAHVSLEQMRKHIGSLDGDLKEVRNMADQMTLNIEKNHHVTEQQLASLRQVLADLHRDTINNFTHHRELIKNTSWTIGMSIHKLQKSDEEQSQALKSAIGKSNQKLTENRLSILEWRDRVTENNASLSHLSTDLRQLSEQVHVSVMSLNESVRTLSVQFKLNNETWYPYSFSHTKGHVKCFGEKYVRKTNYPSGSIVGVVLCSPDMYKIFLSDSLTDTFLDVADSDGYGHDHCEFVGGKLERTSQLGNTPVFYKRQMGYKRHSWGEIPKRTYLTLLNLSPEWYRCGVSIPG from the exons ATGTCGGGTGTTTGGAAGAGCAGATTAAGCTGTGTTGCTAGAGCTGTTTATGTGTGTTACAGCCTGTTGCTCTGCATCTTGGCCAGCCAGGCTGCTGAGGCAGATGACACCTGCCTTATGACCCTTGTGGTGCCCAAAGAGAAGATCAAACACACCTGTGATGTCCAAGAACAGTTCCAGAAGAAGCTTGAGTACCTGGAGGGACAAATCAATCACCAGGCCAAAGTTATCAAGGATCTTGAGGTGATGTTACGGAAAGACAAATCCATTGTTAAGCACACCAAAAAGACACCGGTGCTTGATCCAGGTCTTCAGGTGAGCCGACCGGATGATGAGGATCTGTACATGCCCCCAGTCTTACCAGACCTGTCTGATGATTACCCAGATTTTGCTGACTACTATCCCCCTGATGTGTCCTCAAGGTCCGACAAAGGTAAGCCAAGGAGAGAAAAGGTTGATCAACACAAAAGAATCAACCTGTTTGCTATGGACCTACTACGGCCTTACTTGGACAGAGAGCTGGCCAGACTAAAGGTCAACATATCACGGACAATCAGTCAAAGGCTCCATCCATTTGCTGCTGGATTTGAAGAGGTGAAGAAGTTCACTCTCCAGAATGGCAGCCGTGATGCCAATGTGCCGAGTCCTGGTGCTCAGACTTCCATGAACACCATTGCATTGTCTCACCTGTTCGTGCAGGTAAGTAATGTTCATGACAAGCTGCTGCATATGAACACGCAGCACTTGATCCTGCAGAAGAAGGTGAGTATGATGGAGAGTCGTTTGATATCCATCCACAATGTTGCTGGTCAGCGCACCACAGACTTGCGCTCACGGGTGCTACAACTAGAGCATGAGAACAAGCTACTGAAGCTGAACCAGACGTGCCATTCAGAATTGCAGGAAATCAGGCTGGACATCGCCAGACAACTCTCCAACGCCAAGGACACGCTGCGGGGCAACTGTAAGTCTCGACGCAGAACCAAGGTGCGAGCACGCATTGCTCAGGAGGATTACTACTATGATGAGGATGCAGACGGTGATAATGTAATAGATGATACAACAAAACCTTTAACAGAAACGTCAGCATTCATGGAATTGGAGAAAAATGTGACGGCTTTACAGAACCTCGTGTCTCAGCAGTTCCAGCGGCTTGAGGACTCCAATCGTAAGAGTCTTGCTGCGTGGAACAGCACTGAGATTCAGCTTAGAGAGGAGGTGATGGACAGAAGGCATATGGATGATCAGCTGAATATGAGCGCACATGTGAGCTTGGAGCAGATGCGTAAACACATTGGCAGCCTAGATGGTGACCTGAAGGAAGTGAGGAATATGGCTGATCAGATGACACTGAACATTGAGAAGAACCACCACGTGACTGAGCAGCAACTAGCCTCGCTCAGACAGGTGCTAGCTGATCTCCACAGAGACACCATCAACAACTTCACCCATCACAGGGAGCTCATCAAAAACACTTCCTGGACCATAGGCATGAGCATCCACAAACTACAGAAGTCTGACGAAGAACAGTCCCAGGCTCTGAAATCCGCCATAGGTAAATCTAACCAGAAACTAACAGAGAATCGGTTAAGCATTCTGGAATGGCGAGACAGAGTGACAGAAAACAATGCCAGCTTGTCACACCTGTCCACTGACTTGCGCCAACTAAGCGAGCAGGTGCACGTGTCCGTAATGAGCCTTAATGAATCGGTGCGCACTCTGAGCGTTCAGTTCAAACTCAACAATGAAACGTGGTATCCTTATAGCTTTTCTCATACTAAAGgccatgtaaaatgttttggcGAGAAGTATGTAAGAAAGACAAACTATCCTTCTGGCAGTATTGTAGGTGTGGTGCTATGTTCTCCAGATATGTATAAGATTTTTCTCAGTGACTCCCTGACAGACACCTTCCTGGACGTGGCAGACAGTGATGGGTATGGACATGACCATTGTGAGTTTGTAGGGGGGAAGCTGGAGAGGACATCCCAGCTAGGAAACACCCCTGTGTTCTATAAAAGGCAGATGG GTTATAAACGTCACTCGTGGGGTGAGATACCTAAACGCACCTATCTGACCTTACTGAACCTGTCACCAGAGTGGTACAGGTGTGGTGTGTCTATACCTGGCTGA